The DNA sequence ATCACAGGTGGCGGACAGGCGGCCGAGGGATGGCGAGCGGCGGACGCCGGAGTGCACACATGGTGGCGGCGCGGCGCGGGTGTGGCACGGGGGGGGCGGCCCGGCCGAGGCATTCGGCCGCTTAGAAGCGGCCCTCGCGTGGGGGCGTAACTTTGTGGCGCTACGCTGCCCCCGGCGAGGCACGTGATCCCCTGTATCAGCTGGATCAGCACCCCCTTCCTGCCCGACCACCACACACAGGCCGCACCACACCGCACCGCCCTCGCCGCCCCGGTCCCCCTTCACCGCTTCTGACCGCCACCACACGGGTCAGCGCACGATCAGTAACTGGACGGCGCAGTTCTCATGTCTTGGCTCGAATCGTTCATCCTCGGACTCGTCCAGGGACTGACCGAGTTCCTCCCGATCTCCTCCAGCGCGCATCTGCGGCTGACCGCGGCGTTCGCGGGCTGGCACGACCCGGGTGCCGCGTTCACGGCCATCACGCAGATCGGCACCGAGACCGCCGTCCTGATCTACTTCCGCAAGGACATCGGCCGCATCCTGCACGCGTGGTTCGGCTCCCTTGTGGGCAAGGTGCCGCGGTCCGACCACGACGCGCAGATGGGCTGGCTCGTGATCGTCGGCTCGATCCCGATCGGTGTGCTCGGCGTGACGCTCAAGGACCAGATCGAGGGCCCGTTCCGGGATCTGCGGCTCATCGCCACGACCCTGATCGTGATGGGCATCGTCCTCGGCTTCGCCGACCGCCTCGCCGCGCGCGACGAGGTCGGCGGCAAGCACCGCGCGGTGCGCGAGCGCAAGGACCTCAAGCAGCTGAACATCAGGGACGGCCTCATCTACGGCCTGTGCCAGGCCATGGCCCTGATCCCCGGAGTCTCCCGCTCCGGCGCGACCATCAGCGGCGGCCTCCTCATGGGCTACTCCCGAGAGGCCGCGGCCCGCTACTCCTTCCTCCTCGCCATCCCCGCCGTCCTCGCGTCGGGCGCGTACGAACTCAAGGACGCGGGCGAGGGCCACGTCTCCTGGGGCCCGACCATCTTCGCGACGATCATCGCCTTCGTCGTCGGCTACGCGGTCATCGCGTGGTTCATGAAGTTCATCACGACCAAGAGCTTCATGCCCTTCGTCTACTACCGGATCGCGCTGGGCATCGTGCTGTTCATCCTGGTGGGAGCGGGTGAACTGAGCCCGCACGCGGGAGAGTCGGGGGACTAGCGGGGGGCATTTCGGGCTACCTTCAACGGCCACTTAGCGTGTAGTTACGCGCAGAAACTCGCCCTTACTCGTAGCTTGGCGGAGCGTCTTGCGGGCCGGTTCTCCCAAAGTTCTCCCAGTCGATCACGCAGGCGCGCGAAACCGCCCTCCGGCCGGCCCACTTGGGAGGTGGACTGGCAAGCCGGAGGGCGGCAACATGACCGACAGCGGCGTCGGCCACTACCGCCCGTCTGCTCCTAGCGGGTGCCCCAGCAGACGGGCGGTGCCTACAAGGGACGCCGTACCAACGGCGCCCCTACCAACCCATTGGGCCCCATTTCCCCTCCCTTGATCGCGGGACCACTCGTGCGGCTCACCATGCGCTCGCCAAGGGGGTGCGCGGGCGAAGGATGAACCCGTCGGTTCCACGGAGACCTGAACCCCGCAGCGCCGAAGCCTCTGTGCAATTGCCTCTGGCTCAGGCCAGACTGCTTACGGGCTACTGGATATATCCAGTACTCCGCCTACTTCATACCGTCAGGCCTCACGTCATGATCGACGCCAGGGGTCCCGATGTCGGAAGCGAAGCACCGCCGCATCGCAGCTGACGTCCGCCGCCGCATCGCAATTGGCGAGTGGCAGCCAGGACAACCCCTACCCTCGCGTACCCAGATGGCCAGTGAATATCGGGTGCACCCTCAGACGATGCGTCTGGCCTACGTCCTTCTGCGCCGCACGGGAGTTCTTGAGGGCGAGGAGCGCAGTCACGTCTACGTGGCGCATCCTCCTGCTATGCGCACCCTCACGGACCCGGACGCGCCGTGGCCGTATTCCAGCGAGACCACCGACACCCGCCCGCGCCCCGCCACGGAAGAGCTGGCTGAGCGCCTTCGGGTTGCGCCGCGGACGGTGCTGCAGCACGAGACGGTGGAGTGCCTGGATCCGGGCGGCAGGTCGGCGATGCTGGTGTCGACGTGGTGGCGCGGCCGGCGTCGGCGGCACGCGTCGTTCGTGGCCGAGTTGGGCGTGGTCAGCCTGGGTGTGGAGCAGGCGCATGCGCTGGGGTTGCTGGTGGATGCCTTGGCCTATCGGGTGGTGCGGACCCGCCTGGATGAGCATGGCGCCCCCGTGGAGACTGCGGATCTGATCCTGCCGATGGACAGGTGGACGATCCGGCTTGCTGGTTGAGAGGCCGCCGAGCGGGGCCCGGGCCCGGCGGCGGTCCACTCAGTTTCGTAGATATATGCATATGCCGAGAAGGGTGTGTGCCACAAGGGTCGCGACGCGACCGTCACACCCCGTGTGAAACCGGAGTTCAGGCGTCCTCTACTGCGGGTGTGGCGCGCAGGTAGGCGACTGCTATCTCCTGGAAGTCCCGGTGTCCAGTGGCGGCGGCGTGCCGGAGGGCCCACTGCTCGGGGCCGAGCTGGCCGGGGCTGTCGCCGGATGCGGCGGAGCAGGAAGCGCATTCGATGCGGCGTTGGAGCGGCTGCTCGGGGTCGGTGCCGAGGCTCCAGTCGACGTACCGGTAGGCGGCTCGCGTCACGGCCGGACCTCCCGCTGTCCAGCGGTCTGGCGCGCCTGGGGTTGATCTCTACGCTGGTCCATTGTCGACGCTCCGTTCGTCGGCCATGCCCCCGGGCCGTGACCGCGGTCGCGGGGGTCTGTGATGGTGATGGACCACGGTACCGCTCTATACCGCTATATGGAGCACCATGCCGCTACCTGCGGTTTCAGGGTGTGACCGGCCGCTTTACGTTGACGTCATGAGTGATCAAGAGCCGGTGGTGGATCCGTCCCGGCCCGTGTACGTGTACGTGCAGGTCGCGGATCATCTGGCTGCGCGGATCGCGGCGGGCGAGATTCCCGCGGGCGCCAGGCTGGCCGGTGAGCGGGAGCTTGCGGACGAGTACCAGGTCGCCATCGGTACGGCACGGCGGGCGATCCAGGAACTGCGGGACCGCGGCCTGGTGGTGACGCTGCCGTCGAAGGGCACCTACATCACGGAGCCGCCTGCGGCTGGATAGCCGTGGCCGCTGTCAGACCCGGGTCGTAGGCTGGTGCACATGCCCCCCTCTCCCCCATCTCGCGGCTGCGTGCGCTCTGTTGAGGAGATCAACAGGCGGATTCGTGCGTTGTGGCCGCACCGGGATGCGCGGCTGTCACGGGAGGATCGGGCCGTGTACGAGCAGCTGCTGGAGGAGTGGGCGCACGCTATCCGCGAAGGCGTCGTCGAGGCGGCGTGACGTAGGCTGACATGCTGAAGCCCCGGCCCACTTACCCTGGGCCGGGGCTTCAGCATGGTCGGTATGGTCAGCGCTCTGCTTGCTCGGCCAGTGCCACAACAGCGCTCGGGTCGAGTTCCGGGCCGGGCCGATCGCCTTGGTAGTTGCCGCCACAGGAGCAGTGGGCGCCCGCGTAGATGTAGCAGTGGGTGAAGTGCGGGCCGTCAGGGAGTTCGCTGCCGTTCGTCAGCGTCTGCTGCATGAGAAAGTTCATGATCGAGCTGTCTTCCTACTCGGCGTGCCATTTCGTTGCCGGTTCATACCTAGCGGCTTGCAGACGGGGCCGCCGGGCGACGGGGCGCCCAGCCGCCACGGCCTTGCGAGGGCCCTATTGTTCGGCGCCGATGTCGGCGACGTCTTCCTCGGTCAGGTGGTAGCGGACCATGTCGACGCGATCGATCGTCAACGCGTAGTGCGGGTGCCCGCGCTTGATCACTCGCACTACGCGTTGGCCGCCGCGACCCCGTCGAACCAGCGCGAGGCAGTCGGCGCACCACTTCTCGCCGGCTTGTCGAGCTTCAGAGGCACCTCGCGCTTGCCGCTGCTTATGACGATGCCGTCTTCGCCGCTGCATGCGATGCGCTGGAAGATGGCTTCAGGATCGGAGCCGATAGGCTTGTGCCAGATCAACTTTTCCGTGACCGCTCCAGGGCCGGTCACTCGTTCTGAGACAGCCAGCATGGTCATGTCCTCTCTATTCGGCGTGCACCGGGTCGGTCCCGGCGTGCTGGACTCGGTACGGGAACTGCAGCGGCAGCAGAGACATGGTCAGCCCTCCTGTGCGGCGTCAGGGAGCTGTGCACGGCCAGCGTCGGTGATGGTCAGCGGCCGCTTGAGGCCTGCTTCCGCGCCCCACTCCGCCCAGCCAGCACGCACCAGTGCGGCGGCGGTGGCGGCCGTGATCCGCTTGCCCTCGCGGTAGGCGCTGGTGTCGGCGAAGGCCCGGGAGCTGCGGTACGCCGAGCCGTCGGCGAGCAAGTGCAGCGCGGCGATCTGCGCCTGCGTCGGCTTCTTCATGGGCATCACTTCTCTTTGATGAGGGCGGCGAGGGTTCGGAGGTCATCCATGGTCAGGCCGGTGCGGATGCCGTCGCCGTAGATGCCGGTGGTGGCTTCCACGGCCATCCACTCGCCGGGGGTCTCAGCATGGGCGGCCAAGGTGTGGTGCAGGCGCTCCAGCGGCGTGGTGGGTGCAGGGCCGAGGCGCTCGATGGTCTCCTGCTGGATGCGGCGGTGGCTGCTGGGCATGATCAGCTCTCCTCGGTGACGTCGGTGATTTCGAAGCTGAAGGCGCATCGTCAGCGTGTACGCCTTCATGGTCGCTCCTCTTTGCCGGGCTACAGCCTATTGGTGGCTTGCCACCAAGATGACAGATCCTTTGACTGGTGGCAAGCCACCTGAGAAGATGCACTCATGCCCACCCCCGAAGAACGCCGCAAGCAACACCGACACCGCCATAAGCAACGCGTTCTACGCGGCATCAGCGACGAGCTCTGGGGCTCGTTCGCCGCCGCCATCCCAGCTGACAGCGACCGCTCCGCCGAGGTCCGCCAGTTCATCGAGTGGTACGTCCGGCGCCCCGGCGCCGAGCTCCCCAAGCGCGCCGAAGCCGGGCCGGACGACGAGATCACTTAAGATTCAACAACGTGGCTGACTTCAACATCCCCGACGACTTGATCGAGCTGGAACGTTCCGCCTGGGAGCAGATCCAGGCCGGGACGCTGACCGTGGAGACCGCGCAGGCAGTGCAGCAGCGGATCACGGAGGTCGCCGCCGAGACCGGACAGCCGCGCAACGACGTCGAAATTCAGGTCAAGCGGATCGTCCGGAACCCGGAGCTGGAGGACGGCACCACTTGATCACTCTGCGCAAAGTGATCACAGAGGGTTCTTACAGGCGCCACTCTTCGCGGTAGCCCGGCCGACCAGCGTAGGGCAGGGCGAGCAGGCAGAGAACGCCATGCAGTACGTCGCGCTGATGGATGGCCGTTTCCTGCTTCATCGTCGCCATGAGATCGTCCTGCCCCTCGGCTCGCAGCCGGGCAACGAGAGTAGTGAGCTCCTCCACACGCTTGGCAGCCGTGGCGTGCGCCGCAATCACCTTGCGCTTGGCATCGATTTCGCGCAGCACCCGTGCCGGATCGTGCCGCTCTGCGTGCTCCAGTTCCACGGGGCGCAGGAGGGATGCGTCGCCCGCTTCCTCATCGTCGAGCGGCCGCGCAAGCCTCCATTCCGAGCTGCGCCCTGCCGCTCTCTTGGCGATCCGCTCGTCCTCGTTGAGCTGGTCGCGCAGCCACTGCGCCGGGTTGTCGCTCACGGGCGTTCCTCGATCAGGCCGCGTGACTGGCCGACGGCGCGTCCCAGGCGGACGGTCAGCTTCCACTCGCCCAGGCCGTCGGAGAGGTCGGGATCGCTCGGCTCGATCCACCCGAACTGTGTGGTCGTCCGCGTGCGGCTGCCGTCGGACTCCATGAACTTGATCGTCGCTTCACCCAGTTCGTTCCAGGTGATCTCGACTTCGCGTACCTCGGTCTCAGGCTCCACGGCCCCTCCAAGTCGTGCGCCTCGCCCGGGTATCACTCCGGGCGAGGCGTTGCGCTGCAGCCAGCATGCGCGGATATCGATGCCCTCACGGTAGCGGCCACTACTGACAACACCGCCGGCCCCGGCGACGGGGCGGTGAGGCCAGCGGCGTTCGAGTGGGCGAGCGGGGCTCCGTCGCTGCTCATTCCGTATGGTCGGCGGCTTCGGATGCGGTCGGCGGCCAGGTTTTCAGGACCCGGTAGGAGTCGCCGCGGCGTTCGGCGAGTTCGACGGTGCTCCCTGGGCGGCCATGCTTTCCGATCACTGCGGAGTACTTGGTCGTCGCGGTGGCGAGGCTGCCCCACCAGCCGATCAGGGTGGGTTTTCCGCTGGTGGTGAGGGTGACACGGTATCTGTCTGGGTCGTTCACGGGTGCAGTGTAGATCCAGCCACGCCTATAATCGAACACATGCACGACACTGCTCCTGAGTCACCCCGCCTCACCGCGCTCCGCTTCCTCGAACGCGTCCAGGTCGGCGATCTCGAGCGCACCCGGCGATGGATCGCGGCCGAAGAACAACGCGAGACCGAACGCGCCCGCGGGGCCGCCGCCCGGCCGCCGACCCCGGACTGGCTGCTGGAGACCGGCGTCGGCCGCGACAGACTCCCCGTGTACGTGCACGTCGGCGGCTGTCACATGGCTGGCAAGCGCAGCAAGGGCGTCGACCGCGGCGAAGCGCTGCACAAGCTCGCCGAGGGCGTAGAAGCGTGTCCGCACTGCCGACCCGACAAGGAGCTCGGGTTCCTGGAGTAGCCCAGCAGGCGTCGCCGCGCAGCTGGCCGGAGGCTGGCTATGTGCTCCCCTTCCCTGTCCGTGTCGCGCTTGCCGAGCCGGTCACCGACCTGCCGCACGGCGAGTACGCATTCGAGTGGAAACTCGACGGGCACCGGCTACTCCTCGCAAGCACTGAGGTGGGCCCGCTCGTCCAGGCCGGGCGTTCCGGCCGCAACATCACCGGCCTCTTTCCCGACCTTGCCGCGGTCGCCGAGCGGCTCGAGGTCGGCACGGTCCTCGACGGTGAAGGCGTCGTCCACAATGACGGCCGCATCGACTTCGGGGCCATGCAGTCCCGGGCCCTCGCCGCCCCACGCCGCGCCGCCGACCTCGCCCACCGGCTGCCCGCGCACTTCGTTGCCTTCGACGTGATCGTCGACCGCGGGCAGGACCGGCGAGGCTGGCCGTATCACCGGCGCAGGGCGCTCCTTGAGGACCTCGTCGCCCCCATCGGCCCACCCCTGCAGGTCGTGCCGATGACGCGGGACCGGGCACAGGCCCTCGCATGGCTGGCGGATGAGGACCTGGCCGCGGCCGGAGTGGAGGGCGTGCTCGCCAAGCCATGGACGCAGGCCTACCCGGGAGGGCGCCGCGGCTGGCTGAAGCTGAGACCGTCAGCGCCTCGGGATGCTGTGGCCGTCGGCTACACCGGCCGGGCACGGGCGCCGGCCCGGCTCATCATCGATTTCGGCGACCATCTGGCGCTGTCCACGCCGCTCAGCGTCGAGCTCCGCCACCACCTGGCACAGGCCCTCCAGGCGAGCACCAGCAGACGCCCGGAGACGGCGCGACTGGAGGACGGGACCGAGTACTGGCAGCTGCCCCAGCCCCTGTCCGTAGAGGTCGACCATGGCACGACACGGCACGCGGCAACCACCGTGCGCCGACTCCGCCCCGACCTCGCCGACTAGACAGCCATCCGTCGATTGTCAGTGCCACCAGCGATGATGCCCTCATGACCACCACCACGATGATCAGCTACAAGCTCGACTGGACCGACCCCGACGGCACCACCCACACCGCCGTCGCCAGCTACGACAAACCCAGCGCCAAGCACCGGCAGAAGGAACTCGAAGCCGACGGCTGCACAGCGGTGACCATCAGACAGGTCAAACCCGGCGAGCTCTGACACGCGTGAGCTCGCCTCGCTTCGGGGCGGGCACGCGTCGGACGTCAAAGCCCGATGTCCTCGGATGCGGCGTCGGTCCATTTGTCGGCTTCGCGGATGTAGCCCCAGAAGGCGGGGCTGTTCTCGGCGTGACCGGACTGGGCACGGATCTTCTCTTCGCGCTTGCCTGCCTTGCGGCTGGTGGTGATGAATCCGGATCGCATGGAGTGTCCGGTGAGGCGGACGGCGACGCCTGCGCGTTCGGCATTGCGGGCGATGATCTCGCGGCAGGCTTCAGCGGACAGGGCATGGTCGCCCATGTGCCCCCAGACGTCGATGGGTAGGAAGGCGGGCCCGGTGGTGATCCCAGATGCCGCACGCCAGGTGAGCCAAGCGCGGACGGGGCAGGTGTCGGCGCTCTTGCCGTAGCTGACAACGACGTCCCGGGGCGGGCGACCCTTCACGGCGGGGACGTGGACTTCGAGTCCTTGGCTTACGAGGCCGATGCCGTCATCCCTGAGGGCGGCGACTTCGGCGGAGCGTCCGGCGATAGCGAAGGCCATGAGCCAGAGGGCTCGGTCGCGGAGTCCGGTGAGTCCGTCGGCGACGGCGGCGTTCATCTGCCGCAGCTGCTCCGGCGTGACGGCGGCTGCTTTACCGCGCCCGCGCGCCATGCGTTCGGGGTCGTTCTTCATCGGCTTGAGCGCTTGCCGGGCTGCGACGGTGGCGGCCTTGGGGACCTCGACGCCGAGCCCGCGTGCGGTGACGGTGACGCCGGTGATCCTGCGGTCGATGGACGTCGGTGCGGCGAGTTTGATCGTGTCGAGCCAGACGACGAAGCCGACGAGGGTGCCTTTGGTGACGTCGGTCAGGGCGATGCGGTGGCCGGTCTGTTCGGTGAGCCAGTCGTGGAATTCGGTCCAGAGGTTCCAGTCGTTGGCGTAGCCGCGTTTCGTGTTGTGTGGGCGGATGGCGTCGAGGTGTTGTTCGGCGGCCTGCTCCATCGCGGCGAGGACGGCGAGGGTTGCGGCGTCGCGGACGGCGGGGACGGCGGGGGCGGCGTCCGGCTGCTGCGGAACGAGGTCGGTCACGGCTGGTACTCCTCGACCACGCCGAGGATGGCAGTGAGCTGCTGCCG is a window from the Streptomyces spectabilis genome containing:
- a CDS encoding GntR family transcriptional regulator; translated protein: MSEAKHRRIAADVRRRIAIGEWQPGQPLPSRTQMASEYRVHPQTMRLAYVLLRRTGVLEGEERSHVYVAHPPAMRTLTDPDAPWPYSSETTDTRPRPATEELAERLRVAPRTVLQHETVECLDPGGRSAMLVSTWWRGRRRRHASFVAELGVVSLGVEQAHALGLLVDALAYRVVRTRLDEHGAPVETADLILPMDRWTIRLAG
- a CDS encoding undecaprenyl-diphosphate phosphatase, coding for MSWLESFILGLVQGLTEFLPISSSAHLRLTAAFAGWHDPGAAFTAITQIGTETAVLIYFRKDIGRILHAWFGSLVGKVPRSDHDAQMGWLVIVGSIPIGVLGVTLKDQIEGPFRDLRLIATTLIVMGIVLGFADRLAARDEVGGKHRAVRERKDLKQLNIRDGLIYGLCQAMALIPGVSRSGATISGGLLMGYSREAAARYSFLLAIPAVLASGAYELKDAGEGHVSWGPTIFATIIAFVVGYAVIAWFMKFITTKSFMPFVYYRIALGIVLFILVGAGELSPHAGESGD
- a CDS encoding DUF6221 family protein, giving the protein MSDNPAQWLRDQLNEDERIAKRAAGRSSEWRLARPLDDEEAGDASLLRPVELEHAERHDPARVLREIDAKRKVIAAHATAAKRVEELTTLVARLRAEGQDDLMATMKQETAIHQRDVLHGVLCLLALPYAGRPGYREEWRL
- a CDS encoding winged helix-turn-helix domain-containing protein yields the protein MSDQEPVVDPSRPVYVYVQVADHLAARIAAGEIPAGARLAGERELADEYQVAIGTARRAIQELRDRGLVVTLPSKGTYITEPPAAG
- a CDS encoding tyrosine-type recombinase/integrase; its protein translation is MTDLVPQQPDAAPAVPAVRDAATLAVLAAMEQAAEQHLDAIRPHNTKRGYANDWNLWTEFHDWLTEQTGHRIALTDVTKGTLVGFVVWLDTIKLAAPTSIDRRITGVTVTARGLGVEVPKAATVAARQALKPMKNDPERMARGRGKAAAVTPEQLRQMNAAVADGLTGLRDRALWLMAFAIAGRSAEVAALRDDGIGLVSQGLEVHVPAVKGRPPRDVVVSYGKSADTCPVRAWLTWRAASGITTGPAFLPIDVWGHMGDHALSAEACREIIARNAERAGVAVRLTGHSMRSGFITTSRKAGKREEKIRAQSGHAENSPAFWGYIREADKWTDAASEDIGL
- a CDS encoding ATP-dependent DNA ligase — its product is MLPFPVRVALAEPVTDLPHGEYAFEWKLDGHRLLLASTEVGPLVQAGRSGRNITGLFPDLAAVAERLEVGTVLDGEGVVHNDGRIDFGAMQSRALAAPRRAADLAHRLPAHFVAFDVIVDRGQDRRGWPYHRRRALLEDLVAPIGPPLQVVPMTRDRAQALAWLADEDLAAAGVEGVLAKPWTQAYPGGRRGWLKLRPSAPRDAVAVGYTGRARAPARLIIDFGDHLALSTPLSVELRHHLAQALQASTSRRPETARLEDGTEYWQLPQPLSVEVDHGTTRHAATTVRRLRPDLAD
- a CDS encoding DUF6233 domain-containing protein, producing the protein MHDTAPESPRLTALRFLERVQVGDLERTRRWIAAEEQRETERARGAAARPPTPDWLLETGVGRDRLPVYVHVGGCHMAGKRSKGVDRGEALHKLAEGVEACPHCRPDKELGFLE